In Listeria cossartiae subsp. cossartiae, one genomic interval encodes:
- a CDS encoding DUF917 domain-containing protein, with protein MRYLDEQAIEDIAIGAAFLGTGGGGDPYMGKMMALTAIKKYGPIQLLSPDEIADDDYFIPAAMMGAPSVLIEKFPKGDEFVRVFEKLGKYVGKEVKGTFPMEAGGVNSMIPIVVAAQLGLPMVDCDGMGRAFPELQMVTFHLDGISATPMAITDEKGNIGIMETIDNRWTERLARVTTVEMGASSLVSLYPCNGAQIKQSSIKNIVTLSEEIGKVIRETSIDEAEKLQKLLDVTHGYHLFEGKITDVIRETRAGFNFGRVKIDGLNKDAGSEVIVHFQNENLVAEKNGEPIAITPDLICMVDLETLMPVTTEALKYGKRVRVMALPADDAWRTEKGIETVGPRYFGYDVDFEPLEELVKKEERRHV; from the coding sequence ATGCGTTACTTAGACGAACAAGCTATTGAAGATATTGCGATTGGTGCGGCATTTTTAGGCACTGGTGGCGGAGGAGATCCGTACATGGGCAAAATGATGGCCCTAACAGCGATTAAAAAATACGGACCGATCCAACTTTTATCTCCAGACGAAATCGCTGACGATGACTATTTCATTCCAGCAGCTATGATGGGAGCACCATCTGTACTTATAGAAAAATTTCCAAAAGGGGACGAATTCGTTCGTGTCTTTGAAAAATTAGGTAAATATGTAGGCAAAGAAGTAAAGGGAACATTCCCAATGGAAGCGGGCGGCGTTAACTCGATGATTCCAATCGTTGTGGCAGCGCAACTAGGCTTGCCGATGGTCGATTGTGACGGCATGGGCCGAGCTTTCCCAGAACTACAAATGGTGACGTTCCATTTAGATGGCATTTCCGCAACGCCAATGGCTATCACCGATGAAAAAGGCAATATCGGTATTATGGAAACAATTGACAACAGATGGACTGAACGCCTTGCACGTGTAACTACGGTCGAAATGGGCGCAAGTTCCCTTGTTAGCTTGTATCCTTGTAATGGTGCACAAATTAAACAAAGTAGTATTAAAAATATCGTGACACTTTCAGAAGAAATCGGTAAAGTCATTCGCGAAACATCAATTGACGAAGCAGAAAAACTACAAAAACTATTAGATGTAACGCACGGTTATCACTTATTTGAAGGAAAAATTACCGATGTTATTCGGGAAACGCGCGCAGGCTTTAACTTTGGCCGTGTGAAAATTGACGGACTTAATAAAGACGCAGGCAGCGAAGTCATTGTCCATTTCCAAAACGAAAATCTTGTTGCGGAGAAAAATGGTGAACCAATCGCGATTACACCAGATTTAATTTGTATGGTGGATCTGGAAACGCTAATGCCAGTAACGACAGAAGCGCTAAAATATGGCAAACGTGTCCGCGTGATGGCACTTCCAGCCGACGATGCTTGGCGTACAGAGAAAGGCATCGAAACAGTTGGGCCGCGCTATTTCGGCTACGATGTCGATTTTGAACCGCTAGAAGAACTTGTCAAAAAGGAGGAACGCCGCCATGTATAA
- a CDS encoding AAA family ATPase, with the protein MSIEPSIKINEIINEVEKVIVGKRHVVKLSLTALLAGGHVLLEDVPGVGKTMMVRTLAKTIGVSFKRIQFTPDLLPADVTGVSIFNPETREFEFRPGPVMGNIVLADEINRTAPRTQAALLEGMAENSVTVDGITRKLADPFFVMATQNPIEYEGTYALPEAQLDRFLLKINIGYPTVEEEMQLLTLKQYQDPLEQTKQVVTLEELLNLKNKAKQVFIDDVLKNYIIRLVDASRKHPSVALGISPRGSLAFMQAAQAFALIEGRDYVIPDDIQYLAPYIFTHRLILKSEAYYNEETAESIIASILKNTSVPVEKR; encoded by the coding sequence ATGTCTATAGAGCCATCCATTAAAATAAATGAGATTATTAATGAAGTTGAAAAAGTTATCGTCGGTAAACGACATGTTGTTAAATTAAGCTTAACTGCCCTACTTGCGGGTGGTCACGTATTACTGGAAGACGTTCCCGGAGTTGGTAAAACAATGATGGTGCGCACACTTGCAAAAACAATCGGAGTTTCCTTTAAACGGATTCAATTTACGCCAGATTTGCTACCAGCAGATGTAACTGGGGTTTCGATTTTCAATCCCGAAACGCGCGAATTTGAATTCCGTCCAGGTCCAGTTATGGGAAATATTGTTCTCGCCGATGAAATTAATCGAACTGCACCACGTACGCAGGCCGCTTTACTGGAAGGTATGGCCGAAAACAGTGTGACAGTGGATGGAATTACGCGCAAACTCGCTGATCCATTTTTCGTAATGGCAACGCAAAATCCGATTGAATACGAAGGCACTTACGCTTTGCCAGAAGCCCAATTAGACCGATTTTTGCTTAAAATCAATATTGGTTATCCGACAGTTGAAGAAGAAATGCAGCTGCTTACTTTAAAACAATACCAAGATCCCCTTGAGCAAACGAAACAAGTTGTGACACTAGAAGAATTATTGAATCTAAAAAACAAAGCCAAACAAGTCTTTATTGATGATGTGTTGAAAAATTATATTATTCGCCTAGTCGATGCAAGTCGAAAACATCCTTCTGTTGCGCTTGGGATTAGTCCGCGTGGCTCACTAGCTTTCATGCAAGCCGCTCAAGCTTTTGCGCTTATTGAAGGTCGCGATTATGTGATTCCTGATGATATTCAATATTTAGCGCCGTATATTTTCACCCATCGTCTCATTTTGAAGTCCGAAGCTTATTATAATGAGGAAACAGCCGAATCCATTATTGCTTCCATTCTGAAAAACACGTCAGTTCCGGTAGAGAAGAGGTAG
- a CDS encoding cytosine permease, whose amino-acid sequence MTEKNTVEQTQSWQSLAFLWTGAMICVPSLLVGGTLISGMPLWEAILIALLGYGVIVVFMIYQGMQSSDLGIPAVSVASQVFGEQGSKKIISILLAIACLGWFGIQANVCGAAFSQFLGIYGINVPIPVSSLIWGVIMLLSAIYGIRILSILNYIAVPILLFVCIYGLVVSLNNGGLAIVENYKPANSMSFMTGLAITIGSFALGAVIAGDYSQYTKSRKDVVKAAIIGILPSGVLMITVGAVLALTAGTADISVVFTNLGLPVLGIIGLILAAWTTNAVNAFSGGIAIINVFNISEKYHKVAVAVAGGLGTLLAVIGILNHFVPIMSVLSAMVPPVAGVMIASYWIVQKGDKSKWAPVAGVNWLGVSSWLVGAVIAGIPVILTFFPSLPQLPNQPLIGIILSLIVYLVGAKVLSGKTEKVENLEGK is encoded by the coding sequence ATGACAGAGAAAAACACAGTTGAGCAGACACAATCCTGGCAAAGTTTGGCATTTTTATGGACGGGCGCAATGATCTGCGTACCGAGTCTCCTTGTAGGGGGAACGCTTATTTCGGGCATGCCTCTATGGGAAGCAATTTTAATAGCACTTTTAGGATATGGAGTTATTGTCGTATTTATGATATATCAAGGAATGCAAAGTAGTGACTTAGGTATTCCAGCAGTTAGTGTAGCTTCGCAAGTATTTGGCGAACAAGGATCTAAGAAAATCATATCGATTCTTTTAGCGATTGCTTGTCTAGGATGGTTTGGTATTCAAGCAAACGTCTGTGGCGCAGCATTTTCGCAGTTTTTAGGTATTTATGGAATTAATGTTCCAATACCAGTATCTTCCTTGATTTGGGGAGTTATTATGTTACTATCAGCTATCTATGGTATTCGTATTTTGAGTATTTTAAATTATATTGCAGTTCCGATTTTACTTTTTGTATGTATTTATGGTTTGGTTGTTTCGTTAAATAATGGCGGACTTGCGATTGTTGAAAATTATAAACCAGCAAACAGCATGTCATTCATGACCGGGCTTGCAATTACCATCGGCTCGTTCGCATTAGGTGCCGTTATTGCCGGCGACTATTCACAATATACAAAATCACGTAAAGACGTTGTTAAAGCAGCCATCATCGGCATTTTACCATCAGGTGTTTTAATGATTACAGTTGGAGCGGTTCTTGCGCTAACAGCTGGAACGGCAGATATTTCCGTTGTATTTACTAATCTAGGTTTGCCAGTTCTTGGAATTATCGGTTTGATTTTGGCAGCTTGGACAACCAATGCAGTTAATGCGTTTTCCGGCGGGATCGCGATTATTAACGTTTTCAATATTTCAGAAAAATATCATAAAGTTGCCGTAGCAGTTGCGGGTGGGCTTGGAACACTACTAGCTGTTATCGGTATTCTAAACCACTTTGTACCAATTATGTCCGTACTTTCAGCGATGGTTCCACCAGTTGCCGGAGTAATGATTGCTTCATACTGGATCGTTCAAAAAGGCGACAAATCCAAATGGGCACCAGTTGCAGGCGTTAACTGGCTTGGTGTAAGTTCTTGGTTAGTAGGTGCTGTGATTGCAGGAATTCCAGTCATTTTGACATTCTTCCCTTCACTACCACAATTACCAAATCAACCACTTATCGGTATTATTTTGTCACTAATTGTTTATCTCGTTGGGGCGAAAGTTTTAAGTGGAAAAACGGAAAAAGTAGAGAACTTGGAGGGAAAATAA
- a CDS encoding PucR family transcriptional regulator, protein MSVKLADLMKLPSLKEAKVVSGKSGLSKLVSSISVLEYTEVALLEDELFDNDEFYGSEIVVSAFVNIRDDVEAQCRTIERLHKVGEVALILYYVGIFMPKIDQKLIDFANELDFTIIVMPENEMSLRYSEVIYEVVEAIVKQEMTDTNFVTESLEQISSVRPPQRNIDTTLKILSDRTHTSLVLTDNSFQVINSITWPRTRHWDFERVIEASKQINEQELVQLTLDEREFYTARKPIFQDGMQAMHLFMMKEKGALTTDVVMQITEVVQVFMNLWGRNYVEISTAELMKAILNDESVKMRRLGKILNVDVSSIKWMWLVKTEEIRDNERVLSELKSFVASHFDVSLIDLFEKNIVVLLDNSVAQRDRTHTANEFAVMMKEIGIELKITVCQGMEQTSDVQSAYSLVNEYKNAANAIYANKPIYSLQEIDFAAKCVDIVNRGELAIAEQMKPLKPLDDNEELIETLSVFLLEGESNYNQAAELLFLHKNTIKYRIQRVNELLQYPATKIPESYNLYLAVAIRRLLGETNNNN, encoded by the coding sequence TTGAGCGTTAAATTGGCTGATTTAATGAAACTACCATCTTTAAAAGAAGCGAAAGTAGTATCTGGAAAATCTGGATTATCTAAGCTAGTTTCGTCTATTTCTGTTTTAGAATACACAGAAGTAGCTCTTTTGGAAGATGAATTATTTGATAATGATGAATTTTATGGCAGTGAAATAGTTGTCTCTGCTTTTGTGAATATTCGTGATGATGTCGAGGCGCAGTGCCGCACGATTGAGCGATTACATAAAGTTGGCGAAGTTGCTTTAATTCTTTACTACGTTGGAATCTTTATGCCGAAAATTGATCAAAAGCTGATTGATTTTGCGAATGAACTAGATTTTACGATTATTGTGATGCCGGAAAACGAAATGTCACTGAGATATAGTGAAGTGATTTATGAAGTAGTTGAAGCGATTGTGAAGCAAGAAATGACGGATACCAACTTTGTTACCGAATCGCTAGAACAGATTTCGAGTGTACGACCTCCGCAGCGGAATATTGATACGACGCTGAAAATCTTGTCTGACAGAACGCACACTTCACTTGTTTTAACCGACAATTCCTTTCAAGTAATTAATTCAATCACTTGGCCACGCACGCGCCATTGGGATTTTGAAAGAGTGATTGAAGCCTCAAAACAAATAAATGAACAGGAACTTGTGCAACTCACATTAGATGAGCGTGAATTTTATACAGCGAGAAAGCCAATTTTTCAAGATGGAATGCAGGCGATGCACTTATTTATGATGAAAGAAAAAGGGGCGCTAACGACGGATGTAGTTATGCAAATTACGGAAGTAGTCCAAGTCTTTATGAACTTATGGGGCCGCAACTATGTCGAAATCAGCACGGCTGAGCTAATGAAGGCGATTTTGAATGATGAAAGTGTGAAAATGCGCCGGCTTGGTAAAATTTTGAATGTGGATGTTTCCTCTATTAAATGGATGTGGCTCGTGAAAACGGAAGAAATTCGCGACAATGAGCGGGTTTTGAGTGAACTGAAAAGCTTTGTAGCTAGCCATTTTGATGTTTCTTTGATTGATTTATTTGAAAAGAATATCGTTGTTTTGCTTGATAATTCCGTTGCACAGCGAGACCGGACGCATACGGCGAATGAATTTGCGGTGATGATGAAGGAAATTGGGATAGAATTAAAAATTACCGTTTGTCAGGGAATGGAGCAGACTTCAGATGTGCAGAGTGCTTATTCGCTCGTAAATGAATATAAAAATGCCGCCAATGCGATTTACGCTAATAAGCCGATTTATTCACTTCAAGAAATCGATTTTGCAGCCAAATGTGTGGATATCGTTAATCGCGGAGAATTGGCGATTGCGGAACAAATGAAGCCACTGAAACCCTTAGACGATAACGAAGAATTAATTGAAACGTTGTCAGTATTTTTGCTAGAAGGCGAGTCGAATTATAATCAAGCTGCCGAGTTACTATTTTTGCATAAAAATACGATTAAATACCGAATTCAGCGGGTCAATGAATTGCTGCAATATCCAGCGACTAAAATTCCGGAGTCTTATAATCTCTATTTAGCCGTTGCAATTCGTCGTTTACTTGGCGAAACAAACAATAATAATTAA
- a CDS encoding DUF58 domain-containing protein, whose translation MLKKRLLLASRWIIMLIIYAGLWAYTLFQGDTASWFLTYFFSFILLLLFLSSIYPLKAWKANRNFVKTTYHDGDLVDMQVSFTRKSRYPVGYLLFQQKIPASFGKVSARQQVVYPLFKKNFTVTLAGFAGVRGIHSFPPLDVETSDAFGLLERSRQLSTEKTLTIYPTYFPDVLEKISEVSPENERNAAYWTLKKNSNLHSLREFSSGDRISLIDWKSSAKSDQLMTREFENSATSRLSVIFYGASHPNFELSLRAAYSFIRKISEDNGEIRVTLLGDQTSKFAPAKGTNRLQEISTAFAEIAPADSLMLQESLDNNLHAGEKILLFTPCMDTMLLQKVTRLTDNKQLQIITFQSEHSKSTDAPAIFLEPASLLSRRERETK comes from the coding sequence ATGTTAAAAAAACGCCTCCTGTTAGCATCTCGGTGGATTATTATGCTAATTATTTACGCTGGACTTTGGGCTTATACGCTATTTCAAGGTGATACAGCTAGCTGGTTTTTAACCTATTTCTTTAGTTTTATCTTGTTACTATTATTTTTATCCTCGATTTATCCACTCAAAGCGTGGAAAGCAAATCGAAATTTTGTTAAAACGACCTACCATGATGGCGATTTAGTCGATATGCAAGTATCATTTACTCGAAAATCGCGTTATCCAGTGGGTTATTTGCTATTCCAACAAAAAATCCCGGCTAGTTTCGGTAAAGTGAGCGCCCGCCAACAAGTAGTCTATCCGCTTTTCAAAAAGAATTTTACTGTGACGCTTGCTGGATTTGCTGGTGTTCGTGGGATACATTCATTCCCGCCGCTAGATGTGGAAACGAGTGATGCATTCGGTTTGCTGGAACGTTCACGCCAATTGTCGACCGAAAAAACGCTCACTATTTATCCGACTTATTTCCCTGATGTATTAGAAAAAATCAGTGAAGTTTCTCCGGAAAACGAACGTAATGCAGCTTATTGGACCCTCAAGAAAAACAGCAATCTGCACAGTTTACGCGAATTTTCTTCTGGCGACCGAATTTCCCTGATTGACTGGAAATCTTCTGCTAAAAGTGACCAGTTGATGACCCGAGAATTTGAAAATAGTGCCACATCACGGTTATCCGTCATTTTTTACGGCGCGAGTCATCCCAATTTTGAATTATCACTTCGGGCTGCCTACTCATTCATCCGCAAAATCTCCGAAGATAATGGAGAAATCCGTGTTACTTTGCTTGGCGATCAAACGAGTAAATTTGCTCCAGCGAAAGGCACCAATAGACTTCAAGAAATCTCAACTGCTTTTGCCGAAATCGCACCGGCAGATAGTTTAATGCTACAAGAATCGCTTGATAACAATTTGCACGCTGGAGAGAAAATCCTTTTATTTACACCGTGTATGGATACGATGTTACTGCAAAAAGTGACCCGTTTAACGGATAATAAACAGCTTCAAATTATTACATTCCAGTCAGAGCATTCCAAATCGACGGATGCTCCTGCGATTTTCCTTGAGCCAGCGAGCCTTCTAAGCAGACGGGAGCGTGAAACTAAATGA
- a CDS encoding oleate hydratase has translation MKNKKRTLVALTGAAIGTGIAAKKISEQKAAEKERAVDEAIKARYYGDKQVYFVGGGIASLAGAVYLIRDANFDGKNIHIIEGMHILGGSNDGAGSVEHGFVCRGGRMLNEETYENFWDLFSSIPSLDMPNFSVTEEILNFDHLHPTHAQARLVDKDRNILDAHSMGFNNNDRMLMTKLLATPEEKLDNLTIRDWFDEHFFETNFWYMWQTTFAFQKWSSLFEFRRYMNRMMLEFSRIDTLEGVTRTPLNQYESLILPLKTFLDKHHVDFTINQTVEDIDFKDAPGITATALHLSDGSTIELGPDDDVIMTNACMTDSATLGDMNTPAPKPEEKPISGELWYKVAQKKPNLGNPEPFFGHEEETNWQSFTVTCHGDKLLKRIERFTGNIPGSGALMTFKDSNWLMSTVVAAQPHFKAQDANTTIFWGYGLYPDRVGDFVKKPMKECTGEEILYELMCHLNWQDDFEEIKADIINVIPCYMPYIDAQFEPRAMSDRPAVVPEGSTNFAMISQFVEIPKDMVFTEEYSVRAARIAVYTLLDIDKKICPVTPHNRDPKVLAKATQTMFR, from the coding sequence ATGAAAAATAAAAAACGTACGCTAGTCGCTCTAACTGGGGCTGCAATTGGGACAGGTATTGCAGCAAAGAAAATTTCTGAACAAAAGGCCGCTGAAAAAGAACGGGCAGTGGATGAAGCTATTAAAGCGCGCTATTACGGCGACAAACAAGTGTATTTCGTCGGTGGCGGGATTGCTAGTTTGGCGGGGGCTGTTTATTTAATTCGTGATGCCAATTTTGATGGGAAAAATATTCATATTATTGAAGGTATGCATATTTTAGGCGGAAGTAATGACGGAGCCGGAAGCGTGGAACATGGCTTTGTTTGCCGTGGTGGTCGGATGTTAAATGAAGAAACTTATGAAAATTTCTGGGATTTATTTAGTAGTATTCCGTCGCTTGATATGCCGAACTTTAGTGTGACGGAAGAGATTTTGAACTTTGACCATTTACATCCAACCCATGCGCAAGCGAGATTAGTTGATAAAGATCGCAATATCCTTGATGCGCATTCGATGGGATTTAATAATAATGACCGGATGTTGATGACGAAATTGCTAGCTACTCCGGAAGAAAAACTGGACAATTTAACGATACGTGATTGGTTTGATGAACACTTTTTCGAAACGAATTTTTGGTATATGTGGCAAACCACTTTTGCTTTCCAAAAATGGAGCAGCTTGTTTGAATTTAGACGTTATATGAATCGGATGATGTTAGAATTTAGCCGGATTGATACGCTAGAAGGTGTAACGAGAACGCCGCTAAACCAATACGAGAGCTTGATTTTACCTTTAAAAACATTTTTAGATAAACACCATGTCGATTTTACGATTAATCAAACGGTGGAAGATATTGATTTTAAAGATGCGCCTGGAATTACAGCGACAGCACTTCATTTATCGGATGGATCCACTATCGAACTTGGCCCGGACGATGATGTGATTATGACGAATGCTTGTATGACAGATAGCGCGACACTCGGCGATATGAACACGCCAGCGCCAAAACCTGAAGAAAAACCAATTTCTGGGGAACTTTGGTACAAAGTCGCTCAAAAGAAACCAAATTTAGGCAATCCAGAGCCATTCTTCGGTCATGAAGAAGAAACAAACTGGCAAAGTTTTACCGTCACTTGTCATGGCGATAAATTATTAAAACGCATCGAACGCTTCACAGGTAACATTCCAGGAAGTGGTGCGCTCATGACTTTCAAAGATTCTAATTGGTTAATGAGTACCGTTGTTGCTGCACAACCTCATTTTAAAGCGCAAGATGCGAATACTACGATTTTCTGGGGTTACGGATTATATCCAGACCGCGTTGGTGATTTCGTGAAAAAACCAATGAAAGAATGTACTGGGGAAGAAATTTTATATGAATTAATGTGTCATTTGAACTGGCAAGATGATTTTGAAGAAATTAAAGCGGATATAATCAATGTAATTCCGTGCTATATGCCGTACATTGACGCGCAATTCGAACCGCGGGCAATGAGCGATCGTCCGGCTGTTGTTCCGGAGGGCAGTACAAACTTCGCGATGATTAGCCAATTTGTGGAAATTCCGAAAGATATGGTTTTCACCGAAGAATATTCCGTTCGTGCTGCTAGAATCGCCGTGTACACTTTGCTTGATATCGACAAAAAAATCTGCCCAGTAACACCACATAATCGTGATCCAAAAGTGCTAGCGAAAGCAACACAAACCATGTTTAGATAA
- a CDS encoding hydantoinase/oxoprolinase N-terminal domain-containing protein, producing the protein MYKIGIDVGGTNTDAVILDENQKLIHSVKMPTSEDIETGITESLHRVLSETGIDRSKVTHAMLGTTQCTNAIVERKKLAKVGVLRLGYPATASVLPYTAWPEDMVGFLSGKYKLTGGGYEYDGQVLSEINEAEIRETLAGWKGDVESVAVVGVFSSLKNDQELAVQKIIEEELGADIPVSISSSVGSVGLIERENATILNAALFKVIAATSDGFEKALEQEGIEHAEIYLCQNDGTLMSLNYARQFPILTIACGPTNSIRGASYLAGLKDAMVLDVGGTTSDIGVLTDGFPRESSLAVDVGGVRTNFRMPDIISIGLGGGSVIREQNGEITIGPDSVGYRISEEALVFGGKTMTTTDIAVRLGMADIGDAQLVAHIPTDFAEKTYKLIADMTEDAIDKMKTSSSNVNLVLVGGGSVIIPDEIPGVAQIFRDKNGPVANAIGASISQISGQYEQIYIYSQIEREEALQDAEQKAREQATLAGAVTDSIEVVEVEEIPLAYHPGNATRLRVKVVGNLV; encoded by the coding sequence ATGTATAAAATTGGAATTGACGTTGGTGGTACAAACACCGATGCCGTTATTTTAGATGAAAATCAAAAACTAATTCATAGTGTAAAAATGCCAACAAGTGAAGATATTGAAACAGGAATCACCGAGTCACTTCACCGCGTATTAAGCGAAACGGGCATTGATCGCTCGAAAGTAACACACGCAATGCTTGGAACAACGCAGTGTACAAACGCAATCGTTGAACGGAAAAAATTAGCGAAAGTTGGCGTTCTTCGTTTAGGATACCCTGCAACAGCATCCGTTTTACCATATACAGCTTGGCCGGAAGACATGGTTGGCTTTTTATCTGGAAAATATAAACTAACTGGTGGCGGCTATGAGTACGATGGTCAGGTGCTATCAGAAATCAACGAAGCAGAAATCCGTGAAACGTTGGCTGGTTGGAAAGGTGATGTAGAATCCGTTGCAGTTGTCGGCGTCTTCTCTTCTTTGAAAAACGACCAAGAATTAGCTGTTCAAAAAATTATCGAAGAAGAACTAGGCGCAGATATCCCTGTTTCGATTTCCTCTTCTGTAGGTTCAGTTGGACTAATTGAACGCGAAAATGCGACGATTTTAAATGCAGCTCTTTTCAAAGTTATCGCGGCAACGAGCGACGGTTTCGAAAAAGCTTTGGAACAAGAAGGAATTGAACATGCGGAAATCTATCTTTGCCAAAATGACGGGACGTTGATGTCGCTTAATTATGCAAGACAGTTCCCGATTTTGACAATTGCTTGTGGACCAACAAACAGTATCCGCGGCGCTTCCTACTTAGCGGGACTAAAAGACGCGATGGTTCTCGATGTTGGCGGCACGACTTCTGATATTGGTGTGCTTACAGATGGCTTCCCTAGAGAGTCCTCGCTTGCGGTCGATGTTGGTGGCGTGCGTACGAACTTTAGAATGCCCGATATTATTTCCATCGGACTAGGCGGAGGTAGCGTTATTCGCGAGCAAAATGGCGAAATAACGATTGGCCCAGATAGCGTTGGTTATCGTATTTCCGAAGAGGCGCTAGTTTTCGGCGGCAAAACGATGACAACAACAGATATCGCGGTTCGTCTAGGTATGGCGGACATTGGCGACGCTCAACTGGTCGCACATATCCCAACCGATTTTGCTGAAAAAACGTATAAATTAATCGCCGATATGACCGAAGATGCCATTGATAAAATGAAAACCAGCTCAAGTAACGTCAATCTAGTACTTGTCGGTGGAGGTAGCGTCATTATCCCTGATGAAATTCCCGGCGTCGCACAAATTTTCCGCGACAAAAACGGACCAGTCGCCAACGCAATCGGCGCCTCTATTTCCCAAATCAGCGGACAATACGAACAAATCTACATCTATTCTCAAATCGAGCGGGAAGAAGCGCTGCAAGATGCTGAGCAAAAGGCGAGAGAACAAGCAACTCTTGCCGGCGCAGTGACTGACTCGATTGAAGTGGTGGAAGTGGAAGAAATCCCATTAGCGTATCATCCAGGCAATGCGACCAGATTGCGCGTGAAAGTTGTGGGGAATTTGGTTTAA
- a CDS encoding TetR/AcrR family transcriptional regulator: MAESLITKKAIAGGLMELCQHKRFEKISIADITNICGLNRQTFYYHFTDKYDLLTWTYENDFFHCLADGITLENWDKHVLKMLESIKENADFYKNTVSADASILSFCFSKLTNSLFMDLFEKIDTNGAVNEADRVFYAEFFSYGCSGVLIKWITRGFKEAPETIANQLFRLAKDTEFLANSMYREN; the protein is encoded by the coding sequence ATGGCGGAATCACTCATTACTAAAAAAGCGATTGCTGGGGGGCTGATGGAGCTTTGTCAGCATAAGCGGTTTGAAAAGATTAGTATTGCGGATATTACAAATATTTGCGGGCTTAATCGGCAAACTTTTTATTACCATTTTACAGATAAATACGATTTGCTTACTTGGACGTATGAAAATGACTTTTTCCATTGTTTGGCAGACGGGATTACGCTTGAAAATTGGGATAAGCATGTGCTGAAAATGCTGGAATCGATTAAAGAAAATGCTGATTTCTATAAAAATACGGTTTCGGCGGATGCGAGTATCCTTTCTTTTTGCTTTTCAAAACTAACCAATTCGCTGTTTATGGATTTATTTGAAAAAATTGATACGAATGGAGCCGTGAACGAGGCAGACCGGGTTTTCTATGCGGAATTCTTTTCTTACGGATGCTCGGGTGTACTGATTAAATGGATTACGCGCGGTTTTAAAGAAGCGCCAGAAACAATCGCGAACCAGCTATTTCGACTTGCAAAGGATACGGAATTTTTGGCAAACAGCATGTACCGCGAAAACTAG